Within Providencia hangzhouensis, the genomic segment CGGTATCGTCGAGCGGATCGACGCCGACCAATGGCGCATCCCCGATGATCTGGTCAGCCGTGCCGCCGCCCATGACGCCGGCCGAGACAGTCAGGCCAGCGTTCGCGTCCTTTCCCCGGTCGATCTGAACAAACAGATCGGATCGGACGGCGCGACCTGGCTGGACCGGCGGCTGATCCACGGCGAGACGGCCGACCTTGCGCCAACCGGCTTCGGGCAACAAGTCCGCGAAGCCATGGACCAGCGCCGCGAGCACCATATCGAACAGGGCGACGCCACCCGCAGCCGGGACAGCCGCGTCTTCTACCGGCGCAACCTTCTCGCCATCCTGCGGGAGCGCGAGGTAGCCGGCGTCGGATCGGATATGGCTTTGAGTAAGGGCCTGCCGTTCCGCGCCGCCACGGACGGCGAGAGCGTCAGCGGCAAGTTTACCGGAACCGTGCATCTATCGAGCGGCAAGTTCGCCGTGGTCGAGAAATCCCATGAGTTCACCCTTGTCCCGTGGCGGCCGATCA encodes:
- a CDS encoding DUF3363 domain-containing protein is translated as MLRSQRRGRDPPCWLSEKEPLVGKRRVNFQRCWLPVSRIGLHRRGVERVNCGPKLLDLGEKGVYSSYTCRVPGGDYEGYVDAHVRRLEALRRAGIVERIDADQWRIPDDLVSRAAAHDAGRDSQASVRVLSPVDLNKQIGSDGATWLDRRLIHGETADLAPTGFGQQVREAMDQRREHHIEQGDATRSRDSRVFYRRNLLAILREREVAGVGSDMALSKGLPFRAATDGESVSGKFTGTVHLSSGKFAVVEKSHEFTLVPWRPIIDRQLGREVMGIVQGGSVSWQLGRQRGLER